One window of Desulfobaculum bizertense DSM 18034 genomic DNA carries:
- the qrcB gene encoding menaquinone reductase molybdopterin-binding-like subunit QrcB: MLNRRAFLSFSAGATVGLCITPIPWKFLDDVSIWTQNWKWNPKVPKRAIYFEELASKLDPAGAGIKLACFNGHPVSVAGNAEHPTGRGAVSTLAAAEVGMLYSPSRVKAPMKKTATGFVPVSWDEAEKLLSAKLEDARGKVAMISGDETGSANEIFSALVASLDGEFFMMPGEAQSASRAWKMMGGQGQFGYDIEHSDHVLFLGADALESSGTSVRNARAFSESHPSGQPALAKYAYVGPVRNNTATVCDEWVQARPGAATTVALGLANLLIQDGRSASFSGFAAFRKNAAAYTPARVERETGVRARDLLRMARELAAAKQPVVIAGSEFGQGAGARALLASLGLNAVLGRLDATGGVVALNDAPTVISGAKTRSEAFDADLVPFMQQLAAGSKSVDVLMVYDANPAYALPQAAQMEKALKNAPFTVAFSTFMDETAQTADLVLPSSMTAERYDDVYAPYGAAQAFYSVNKPVTKTAFNTRHTGDVLLSVARRMGKNLGVRSMRDLVKAKAVALGASWGSVKNGKTFMCADARPQQLNLAACAVQTSPVAGSGALALAPVAKNNLGTAKLATPPQNVSTLREADCMARMNAKTARRCGVKAGQQIKLSSHAGEMVARVDVTEKVMTGVVATALGFGHTAWDQFSNGVGDNACKLLVAQTEPETGLTAWTETRVDIATA, encoded by the coding sequence ATGCTGAATAGAAGAGCTTTTCTGTCGTTCTCCGCGGGGGCCACTGTGGGGCTGTGTATCACTCCCATCCCGTGGAAGTTTCTCGACGATGTGTCTATCTGGACACAGAACTGGAAGTGGAACCCCAAAGTCCCGAAAAGGGCTATTTACTTTGAGGAGCTGGCCTCCAAACTTGATCCGGCTGGTGCTGGCATCAAGCTGGCCTGCTTCAATGGCCATCCTGTGAGTGTTGCTGGCAATGCTGAGCATCCCACAGGCCGCGGCGCTGTTTCAACCTTGGCTGCTGCTGAAGTAGGCATGCTGTATAGCCCTTCCCGGGTAAAGGCTCCTATGAAAAAAACAGCAACTGGTTTTGTTCCCGTTTCCTGGGACGAGGCCGAAAAGCTGCTGTCTGCCAAGCTGGAAGATGCCCGTGGCAAGGTTGCCATGATTAGCGGAGATGAAACCGGTTCTGCAAACGAGATTTTCTCGGCGCTGGTTGCATCTCTTGATGGCGAATTCTTCATGATGCCCGGCGAAGCACAGTCTGCTTCCCGTGCATGGAAAATGATGGGTGGTCAGGGCCAGTTCGGATATGACATTGAGCATTCCGATCATGTCCTGTTCCTTGGTGCGGACGCACTGGAATCTTCCGGTACTTCTGTACGTAATGCCCGCGCATTCTCCGAGTCCCATCCTTCTGGTCAGCCCGCGCTGGCCAAGTACGCATACGTCGGTCCCGTACGAAACAATACGGCGACTGTCTGCGACGAGTGGGTTCAGGCCCGTCCCGGTGCAGCAACAACTGTTGCGCTTGGTCTTGCCAACCTGCTGATTCAGGATGGCCGCTCGGCGTCCTTCTCTGGCTTTGCTGCGTTCCGAAAGAATGCCGCTGCATACACTCCGGCTCGCGTTGAGCGCGAAACCGGTGTGCGTGCCCGCGACCTGCTGCGCATGGCTCGCGAACTCGCTGCTGCAAAGCAGCCTGTCGTGATTGCTGGCTCTGAGTTTGGTCAGGGTGCTGGTGCTCGTGCTCTTCTGGCCTCTCTTGGCCTGAATGCAGTTTTGGGCCGTCTGGATGCAACTGGTGGTGTTGTTGCCCTGAACGACGCTCCGACCGTTATCTCCGGCGCCAAGACCAGAAGCGAAGCCTTTGATGCTGACCTCGTTCCGTTTATGCAGCAGCTTGCCGCAGGCTCCAAGTCTGTTGACGTGCTGATGGTGTACGATGCCAACCCGGCGTATGCACTGCCTCAGGCTGCACAGATGGAAAAGGCTCTGAAAAATGCTCCGTTCACCGTTGCTTTCAGCACCTTCATGGATGAGACGGCTCAGACCGCAGATTTGGTCCTTCCGTCCTCTATGACTGCTGAGCGCTATGACGACGTCTATGCCCCGTACGGTGCTGCTCAGGCGTTCTACAGCGTGAACAAGCCTGTCACCAAAACAGCATTCAATACCCGCCATACTGGTGACGTTCTTTTGAGCGTTGCCCGCCGGATGGGTAAGAACCTTGGCGTCCGCTCCATGCGAGACCTCGTCAAGGCCAAAGCCGTGGCTCTGGGTGCTTCCTGGGGAAGCGTCAAGAATGGCAAAACCTTCATGTGTGCCGATGCCCGCCCACAGCAGCTGAATCTTGCTGCCTGTGCTGTGCAGACATCTCCTGTTGCTGGTTCTGGTGCCCTTGCTCTTGCTCCTGTAGCAAAGAACAATCTCGGTACCGCCAAGCTGGCAACTCCGCCGCAGAACGTCTCCACCCTGCGTGAGGCTGACTGCATGGCTCGCATGAATGCCAAGACTGCACGCCGCTGCGGTGTGAAAGCTGGACAGCAGATCAAACTCTCCAGCCATGCTGGTGAGATGGTCGCTCGTGTTGACGTGACGGAAAAAGTTATGACTGGCGTTGTTGCGACAGCTTTGGGCTTTGGACACACTGCATGGGACCAGTTCTCAAACGGTGTGGGTGACAATGCCTGCAAGCTGCTTGTGGCCCAGACTGAGCCTGAGACAGGACTCACCGCCTGGACTGAGACCCGCGTCGACATCGCCACTGCTTAA
- the qrcC gene encoding menaquinone reductase iron-sulfur cluster-binding subunit QrcC — protein MSAFKEFPIRWGMVIDIDKCTGCGACTVACNKENNIAPQDNQLERIAGKGFPTRFKKMEWLTVYELTNGKEGSDNDIAYLPRPCMQCGKPSCVSVCPATATDKNENGGIVSQIYPRCFGCRYCMASCPYHARVFNWDQPVFPEGMEKQLTPNASVRSRGVVEKCNFCHHRWMYAKDAARAAGEDPNKLPEDAYIPACAEACPSGAITFGDVKNPEHKVYELIRSPYTFRLLERLGTDPQVYYMSKREWVRRQGDNYLENEVGPVVQGNGGQHG, from the coding sequence ATGTCAGCATTCAAAGAGTTCCCAATTAGATGGGGCATGGTCATCGATATCGACAAGTGCACTGGTTGTGGCGCTTGTACTGTGGCCTGCAATAAAGAAAACAACATTGCCCCGCAGGATAATCAGCTCGAACGGATCGCCGGAAAAGGCTTTCCGACCCGCTTCAAAAAAATGGAGTGGCTCACCGTTTATGAGCTGACCAATGGCAAAGAAGGTTCCGATAACGATATCGCATACCTCCCGCGCCCATGCATGCAGTGTGGCAAGCCCTCCTGCGTGTCTGTCTGCCCGGCAACCGCTACTGATAAAAATGAAAACGGCGGCATCGTCAGCCAGATTTATCCGCGCTGCTTTGGTTGCCGTTACTGCATGGCTTCCTGTCCCTACCACGCTCGCGTGTTCAACTGGGACCAGCCCGTCTTCCCCGAAGGGATGGAAAAGCAGCTCACCCCGAACGCATCCGTGCGCTCTCGTGGTGTCGTAGAAAAATGCAATTTCTGTCACCATCGCTGGATGTACGCCAAGGACGCCGCCCGCGCCGCTGGCGAGGACCCCAACAAGCTGCCCGAGGATGCATACATCCCGGCCTGCGCAGAAGCTTGCCCGAGTGGTGCCATCACCTTTGGTGATGTCAAAAACCCCGAGCACAAAGTCTATGAGCTGATTCGTAGCCCATACACCTTCCGCCTGCTGGAGCGCCTTGGAACTGACCCGCAGGTCTACTACATGAGCAAACGCGAATGGGTGCGTAGACAGGGTGACAATTACCTCGAAAACGAAGTTGGACCAGTGGTCCAAGGTAATGGAGGTCAGCATGGATAG
- the qrcD gene encoding menaquinone reductase integral membrane subunit QrcD, translating into MDRALWPEGVERCSLGKFLLWLGVVGVVLAAGLYEFFMILVPDGLARTALDNYFGFGLWITFDLAVIALGAGAFFTGLLKYILDIKELDKIVNLTVIVGFICYSGAMIVLALDVGQPLRSWFGYWHANVHSMLTEVMFCITCYLMVLAIEYLPNILENRKLDEIPYLHHLAHNLHKVMPLIAGMGGFLSTFHQGSLGGMFGVLFARPYILRDGFFIWPWTFFLFVLSAIASGPCFSVLVVKLMEFMTGKKLVSYKIQSLMCKIGGTLLTLYLFFKFADTWAWATDVLPRSGLTWDQMFNSGLGFGEILLWAELGLCGVVPAILLITPRFRAVPALMYTGAILNCAGITINRYVFTVQALAIPVMPFDKWYGYVPNWAEWAPSIAVLAYGALLLSLSYRYLPVFPQEVELNYKKQTPVEPKSEAQADEASATA; encoded by the coding sequence ATGGATAGGGCACTGTGGCCTGAAGGCGTCGAGCGTTGTTCGCTTGGCAAATTCTTGCTTTGGCTTGGCGTTGTTGGCGTGGTGCTGGCTGCCGGTCTGTACGAGTTCTTTATGATTCTCGTGCCGGACGGTCTGGCTCGTACCGCCCTTGATAACTACTTCGGATTTGGCCTCTGGATTACCTTTGACCTTGCGGTTATCGCCCTTGGTGCAGGTGCATTCTTCACCGGCCTCCTGAAGTACATTCTCGATATTAAAGAACTCGATAAAATCGTTAACCTCACCGTTATCGTCGGCTTTATCTGCTACTCCGGTGCCATGATCGTTCTGGCTCTGGACGTTGGTCAGCCGCTCCGCTCCTGGTTTGGTTACTGGCACGCAAACGTGCACTCGATGCTGACAGAAGTTATGTTCTGCATCACGTGTTACCTCATGGTGCTGGCTATCGAGTATCTTCCCAACATCCTTGAGAACCGGAAACTCGACGAGATTCCTTACCTGCACCACCTCGCACACAACCTGCATAAGGTTATGCCGCTGATCGCTGGTATGGGTGGCTTCCTCTCGACCTTCCATCAGGGTTCTCTCGGCGGTATGTTTGGCGTGCTCTTTGCCCGTCCTTACATCCTCCGTGACGGCTTCTTTATCTGGCCATGGACCTTCTTCCTGTTCGTTCTCTCTGCTATCGCCTCCGGCCCCTGTTTCTCCGTGCTGGTTGTGAAGCTGATGGAATTCATGACTGGCAAGAAGCTCGTGAGCTACAAGATTCAGTCTCTGATGTGCAAAATCGGCGGCACACTCCTGACCCTGTATCTCTTCTTTAAGTTTGCAGATACATGGGCATGGGCTACCGATGTCTTGCCCCGCTCCGGTCTGACTTGGGATCAGATGTTCAACAGCGGTTTGGGCTTTGGCGAAATCCTCCTCTGGGCTGAACTCGGCCTGTGTGGTGTGGTCCCCGCTATCCTGCTCATTACCCCCCGCTTCCGCGCTGTCCCGGCATTGATGTACACAGGCGCTATCCTGAACTGCGCTGGCATTACGATTAATCGTTACGTCTTCACCGTTCAGGCTCTCGCTATCCCCGTCATGCCTTTTGACAAGTGGTACGGATACGTCCCGAACTGGGCAGAATGGGCACCCTCCATCGCTGTTCTCGCGTATGGTGCGCTCCTGCTGTCCCTGTCTTACCGCTACCTCCCTGTGTTCCCGCAGGAAGTTGAGCTGAACTACAAGAAGCAGACCCCCGTCGAGCCTAAGAGCGAAGCTCAGGCCGACGAAGCCTCTGCTACCGCGTAA
- the hydA gene encoding dihydropyrimidinase, whose amino-acid sequence MFDLVIKNGTVVSPESSKKIDIGIKDGKISVLDQLGDSVEAKEVIDATGKHILPGVIDAHMHVEAPFQGCFGANDFYTQSVSAAFGGVTTIMDFTNTFPGNSVITQFEERKDEMSKSALDYSIHCKFVEAPERILQEIPKLIDMGSPSFKMFMTYRKEGVMSDDETLLKVFKLAKEYGGLPLLHAESNAIAESNIEECVASNSLGWQSFASSKPVLCETEAVSRATLFSEYCGNAVLFVHTTNKPSLDIARRAQECGLPVYVETCPHYLTLFDDMYASEERGHLAICSPPLRTPKEAKELWDGLRDGTICVTGSDDCTYSIKEKEMFLERDAQGKIIPDFRKIVNGLSGCEIRLPVLLSEGVAKGRISINRLVELTSTNVAKLSGCYPQKGCLAPGSDADITIVDLSRKWVLSPEQLHNNIDYCLHDGLELTGAVDTTIARGSIVVQGKDFLGKRDSGRFIKRSIAESVLTNHAF is encoded by the coding sequence ATGTTTGATCTCGTTATAAAAAACGGAACTGTTGTCTCACCTGAAAGCTCCAAGAAAATCGACATCGGCATCAAGGACGGCAAAATATCCGTTCTCGACCAGCTCGGCGACAGCGTCGAGGCAAAAGAAGTTATCGACGCCACAGGAAAGCACATCCTCCCCGGTGTCATTGACGCCCACATGCACGTTGAGGCTCCTTTTCAGGGCTGTTTTGGTGCCAACGATTTCTACACGCAGAGTGTTTCTGCCGCCTTTGGCGGCGTCACCACGATCATGGATTTCACCAACACCTTTCCCGGCAACTCTGTCATCACGCAGTTTGAAGAACGCAAGGATGAAATGTCCAAATCCGCCCTCGACTACAGCATTCACTGCAAATTTGTCGAAGCCCCGGAGCGCATTCTTCAGGAGATCCCCAAGCTCATCGACATGGGAAGCCCATCCTTCAAGATGTTCATGACCTATCGCAAGGAAGGCGTCATGTCTGACGACGAGACCCTTCTCAAGGTTTTCAAGCTCGCCAAAGAGTATGGTGGTCTCCCCCTTCTGCACGCAGAGAGCAACGCCATTGCCGAGAGCAACATTGAAGAGTGTGTCGCCAGCAACTCGCTCGGCTGGCAGAGTTTTGCCAGCTCCAAGCCGGTCCTGTGTGAGACTGAAGCCGTCAGCCGTGCCACCTTGTTTAGTGAATATTGCGGCAATGCCGTGCTTTTCGTCCACACAACAAACAAACCTTCTCTCGACATCGCCCGACGCGCTCAGGAATGTGGTCTGCCCGTTTATGTAGAGACCTGTCCTCATTATCTCACCCTCTTTGACGACATGTACGCCAGCGAGGAACGTGGACATCTCGCCATTTGTTCGCCGCCGCTCAGGACCCCAAAGGAAGCCAAAGAGCTTTGGGACGGCCTGCGCGATGGCACCATCTGTGTCACCGGTTCAGACGACTGCACCTACTCCATCAAAGAAAAAGAAATGTTTTTGGAGCGCGACGCTCAGGGCAAAATAATTCCGGACTTTCGCAAGATCGTGAACGGGCTTTCCGGTTGCGAAATCCGGCTTCCCGTCCTTTTGTCCGAAGGTGTCGCCAAGGGACGCATCAGCATCAACAGGCTTGTTGAGCTGACCAGCACCAATGTTGCCAAGCTCTCCGGCTGTTATCCGCAGAAAGGCTGTCTCGCCCCCGGAAGTGATGCCGACATCACCATTGTCGACCTGTCCAGGAAGTGGGTTCTCTCTCCAGAGCAGCTTCACAACAACATCGACTACTGTCTCCACGATGGTTTGGAGCTGACTGGCGCTGTCGACACCACCATAGCCCGCGGCAGCATCGTCGTTCAGGGAAAGGACTTTCTCGGCAAGCGCGACAGCGGGCGCTTCATCAAGCGCTCTATCGCTGAATCAGTCCTCACCAATCATGCATTTTAA
- a CDS encoding cytosine permease produces the protein MGEASVNKDLLPTKVHDRTLSFIDFTLLWAGMTVNIAGFAIGAQFYPQLAPVSVLWAIFVAYMMVTLLLVLNGDIGIKYGITFSVYMRACYGYKGSWIPGIIRTIPCFFWFGFQTWVGALALDSVVSMLTGFSNLTLWIILFAGLQVGNAIYGLKAMAKFDWVAIPMLAFVFIAIFLWLLKANDASFAADILHAPSENTYSMPFAIMGIAGGWITMALNSPDLTRQLKVTGDISTNFVERNTIPFAGQVLGLVLAGALILIVGLTASILTGEWNPINVVAQTFGPDKPLILFICFITITFAQWSTNTAANLMPPTYVLLNCFPKLSYAWATIISGIIGIAIMPWEFSDYLVQFQVFSSSLLGPVCGIMLADYYLIRKMKLNVPELYSLSGQYRYAYGFNPAAVIATIVAFIGGFFLPDYAFFVTFLIGIVGYVILMKQLVLPRYEQNIGTERFMETSK, from the coding sequence ATGGGAGAGGCTTCAGTCAACAAGGATTTGCTACCAACAAAAGTACACGACCGAACACTGAGTTTTATAGACTTTACCCTGCTCTGGGCTGGGATGACGGTCAACATTGCCGGCTTTGCCATTGGCGCCCAGTTCTACCCGCAGCTTGCACCTGTTTCTGTTCTTTGGGCCATCTTCGTCGCATACATGATGGTTACCCTTCTTCTCGTTCTGAACGGAGACATTGGCATCAAGTATGGCATCACGTTCTCTGTCTACATGCGCGCCTGCTACGGCTACAAAGGCTCATGGATTCCCGGCATTATCAGAACCATTCCCTGTTTTTTCTGGTTTGGTTTCCAGACCTGGGTAGGAGCACTGGCTCTAGATTCCGTCGTCAGCATGCTCACGGGATTTTCGAACCTGACGCTTTGGATCATTCTTTTTGCGGGACTTCAGGTCGGTAACGCCATTTATGGACTCAAGGCTATGGCCAAGTTTGACTGGGTCGCCATCCCCATGCTGGCCTTTGTCTTCATCGCCATATTCCTGTGGCTCCTCAAGGCAAACGATGCCAGCTTTGCCGCCGACATTCTTCACGCCCCCTCAGAAAACACCTATTCCATGCCCTTTGCCATCATGGGCATTGCTGGTGGCTGGATCACCATGGCCCTGAACAGCCCAGACCTCACCCGTCAGCTCAAGGTCACAGGCGACATTTCCACAAACTTTGTTGAGCGCAACACCATTCCCTTTGCCGGGCAGGTGCTCGGACTCGTGCTTGCTGGTGCCCTCATCCTCATCGTCGGCCTGACCGCAAGCATTCTCACAGGCGAGTGGAACCCCATCAACGTTGTGGCCCAGACCTTTGGTCCTGACAAACCCCTCATTCTCTTTATCTGTTTCATCACCATCACCTTTGCGCAGTGGTCCACCAACACCGCCGCAAACCTGATGCCGCCAACCTATGTTCTGCTGAACTGTTTCCCCAAGCTCTCATACGCATGGGCAACCATCATCAGTGGCATTATCGGCATTGCCATCATGCCGTGGGAATTCTCAGACTACCTCGTTCAGTTTCAGGTCTTCTCCTCCAGTCTACTCGGCCCGGTCTGCGGCATCATGCTTGCCGACTACTATCTCATTCGAAAAATGAAACTCAACGTCCCGGAACTCTACTCCCTGTCAGGGCAGTACCGCTATGCCTACGGCTTTAATCCCGCCGCAGTCATCGCGACTATCGTTGCCTTTATTGGTGGCTTTTTCCTGCCAGACTACGCCTTCTTTGTAACCTTCCTCATCGGCATTGTGGGCTATGTCATCCTCATGAAGCAGCTTGTGCTCCCTCGCTATGAGCAGAACATCGGCACTGAACGTTTCATGGAAACCAGCAAATAG
- the hgcA gene encoding mercury methylation corrinoid protein HgcA codes for MNEGAFCYIKPGSAVRGEIPGCGMRPGTVFGPEDKPGYKVCHFVREFVHTKVGVVPRLMAYLKWRDRLGNALARLGLAGDWYKVVPGLYSVGFPDEHAPVIVTANFKLTFDKLRVALSGIDAWLLVVDTMDVNVWCATGKGLFSSQSLVQAVRDAQLSELVKHRTVLVPQYAAVSVSAHDIREQCGFDVEFGPLRPEDLQAYFENGRKATPEMRTVSYDLKERAALLPIGLMMLTTPALLMAFFALVISGIGPDLFSWSVAASRWLKTLAAMGTGIFSGAVVMPLWLQTVPGVRFSTKGMVTGILFALPLCIWLLQSCTAVEVLALGIQTVVVSSYASLTLTGVAPFTSPSGVEKELKTALPLHIGGLLLAGALWVAARFIA; via the coding sequence GTGAATGAGGGCGCGTTCTGCTATATTAAACCCGGTTCTGCGGTGCGGGGCGAAATTCCTGGGTGCGGAATGCGTCCGGGGACCGTCTTTGGCCCAGAGGACAAGCCGGGCTACAAGGTCTGCCATTTTGTTCGGGAGTTTGTGCACACCAAGGTGGGCGTTGTTCCTCGACTGATGGCATACCTCAAATGGCGTGATCGCCTTGGCAATGCCCTTGCACGGCTTGGGCTTGCGGGCGACTGGTATAAGGTCGTGCCGGGGCTGTATAGCGTCGGTTTCCCGGATGAGCACGCGCCTGTTATCGTGACGGCCAATTTTAAGCTGACTTTTGACAAGCTGCGCGTGGCGCTGTCTGGCATTGATGCGTGGCTTTTGGTTGTGGACACGATGGACGTGAATGTCTGGTGCGCAACGGGAAAAGGACTTTTTTCCTCGCAGTCTCTGGTGCAGGCGGTTCGTGATGCGCAGCTCTCGGAGCTGGTAAAGCATCGGACTGTGCTGGTGCCGCAGTACGCGGCGGTGAGCGTGAGTGCCCATGATATTAGGGAACAGTGCGGCTTTGATGTCGAATTTGGTCCTCTGCGGCCAGAGGATCTTCAGGCGTATTTTGAAAATGGGCGCAAAGCCACGCCAGAAATGCGCACGGTGTCCTATGATCTGAAAGAGCGGGCAGCACTTTTGCCTATTGGGCTGATGATGCTGACGACGCCAGCCTTGCTGATGGCATTTTTTGCGCTGGTGATTTCTGGAATTGGGCCAGATCTCTTTTCCTGGAGCGTGGCCGCGAGCCGATGGCTCAAAACCTTGGCCGCGATGGGAACAGGTATATTTTCCGGGGCAGTTGTGATGCCGCTTTGGCTCCAGACTGTTCCGGGTGTTCGTTTTTCGACAAAGGGTATGGTGACGGGCATTCTGTTTGCTCTGCCACTCTGTATTTGGCTTTTGCAGTCCTGCACGGCTGTGGAAGTGCTTGCCCTTGGGATTCAGACCGTGGTGGTGAGCAGCTATGCCAGCCTGACCTTGACTGGTGTTGCTCCGTTTACTTCACCGTCTGGTGTTGAGAAGGAGTTGAAAACAGCATTGCCTCTGCATATCGGAGGACTTCTTCTTGCCGGTGCCCTGTGGGTTGCCGCCCGGTTTATTGCGTAA
- the hgcB gene encoding mercury methylation ferredoxin HgcB has translation MEHYRYIPGVVSLNFDEEACTGCGLCVDVCPHRVFEMINGKARLRDRDGCVECGACAKNCEGRAIRVDPGVGCAVCVIKSWLWSMGLRVSRPSCR, from the coding sequence ATGGAACACTACCGGTACATTCCCGGAGTGGTTTCACTCAATTTTGACGAGGAGGCATGCACGGGCTGTGGTCTGTGCGTAGATGTCTGTCCTCATCGGGTGTTTGAAATGATAAATGGCAAGGCTCGCCTGCGTGACCGTGATGGCTGCGTCGAGTGCGGTGCCTGCGCCAAAAATTGCGAAGGGCGCGCCATTCGGGTTGACCCCGGAGTGGGCTGCGCTGTCTGCGTCATAAAAAGCTGGCTGTGGTCAATGGGGCTTCGTGTGTCCCGTCCCAGCTGTCGCTAG
- a CDS encoding Gfo/Idh/MocA family protein, with product MNTKTMRVGVIGLGWMGKIHLRVYSELPNVEVVGVMDTNEEVLKEVEEKFNVKTFTDLDSMLEMELDAVSVCVPTVHHLPVGLKVMDKNIPLLIEKPLAASADAGRQLLNKAEEKGLTLMVGHIERFNQAVRRVRELVQDDEVLSINIERVGPYPPRIQDVGVIKDLGSHDIDLIRFITGAEYKDVYAVMSSSRGKHEDSALITAQMDNGILAHISTNWVTPYKSRAISVATKTKYIHADLVTQDVKEYSEFEGYDANYTVREWPVMYKEPVPLELKAFLNAIRTNTEPPITGRDGLTVLETIERVLPPKN from the coding sequence ATGAATACCAAAACCATGCGGGTCGGCGTCATCGGCCTCGGCTGGATGGGTAAAATCCATCTTCGCGTTTACTCCGAACTTCCCAATGTCGAAGTCGTCGGCGTTATGGATACCAACGAAGAGGTTTTGAAGGAAGTTGAAGAAAAATTCAACGTCAAGACCTTCACTGATCTTGATTCCATGCTGGAGATGGAACTGGACGCCGTGAGTGTCTGCGTTCCTACGGTGCACCATTTGCCCGTTGGCCTCAAGGTCATGGACAAAAACATTCCCCTGCTCATCGAAAAGCCTCTGGCAGCAAGCGCTGACGCAGGCCGCCAGCTTCTGAACAAAGCAGAAGAAAAAGGCCTCACCCTCATGGTGGGTCACATTGAGCGCTTTAACCAGGCCGTTCGCCGCGTGCGCGAGCTGGTGCAGGACGACGAAGTCCTGTCCATCAACATCGAACGCGTTGGCCCGTATCCGCCGCGCATTCAGGACGTGGGTGTCATCAAGGACCTCGGTTCTCACGACATCGACCTGATTCGTTTCATCACCGGAGCCGAGTACAAAGACGTCTACGCCGTCATGTCCTCCTCCCGTGGCAAACACGAAGACTCTGCACTGATTACTGCTCAGATGGACAACGGCATTCTTGCCCACATCAGCACCAACTGGGTCACTCCGTACAAGTCTCGCGCTATCAGCGTTGCCACCAAGACCAAGTACATCCACGCTGACCTCGTGACGCAGGACGTCAAAGAGTACAGTGAATTTGAAGGCTACGACGCAAACTACACTGTTCGCGAATGGCCTGTCATGTACAAAGAGCCAGTTCCGCTGGAGCTGAAAGCCTTCCTGAACGCCATTCGGACCAACACCGAGCCTCCCATCACGGGCCGCGACGGTCTGACCGTTCTGGAAACCATTGAGCGCGTTCTTCCTCCGAAGAACTAG
- the lpxB gene encoding lipid-A-disaccharide synthase: MSNAIWINAGEVSGDMHGALLVKALRTQNPELDCLGMGGPAMHEQGFTNVFDISELSLMGVGEVLGHLPRIIGLLRRLYVQLKKHRPKAVVLIDAPDFNFFVARMAKRLGIPVFYYICPQVWAWRTGRVKFLREKVDRVLCILPFEKAFLARHGLDAEYVGHPLTSQMPLAELDGIETDPNQLLLLPGSRKKEIETLLPEFMQAAQKVRKTHPDLQVSIIRAPGVDEGFLRSHLPEDIPVEIFEPEDRYERMKKSAAVVAASGTVALETALLGVPTVVAYRMSLLTELVGRLLVKVKHISLPNLILGEEVFPELLQREANAGEIAAKVNNFMDTSHGDETRQKLAELRKMLGEPGAPERAAEYILSHS, from the coding sequence ATGAGCAATGCAATATGGATTAATGCCGGCGAAGTTTCTGGAGATATGCACGGCGCTTTGCTGGTGAAGGCCCTCCGAACCCAGAATCCAGAGCTGGACTGTCTGGGCATGGGGGGACCTGCCATGCACGAGCAGGGTTTTACAAATGTTTTTGATATCAGTGAGTTGTCCCTCATGGGTGTTGGCGAAGTCTTGGGGCACCTGCCACGCATCATTGGACTTTTGCGCCGACTGTATGTGCAGCTCAAAAAACATCGTCCCAAGGCTGTCGTGCTCATTGATGCGCCTGATTTTAACTTTTTTGTGGCGCGTATGGCAAAGCGGCTGGGAATTCCTGTTTTTTATTACATTTGTCCGCAGGTCTGGGCATGGCGCACCGGGCGCGTGAAGTTTTTGCGAGAAAAAGTCGACCGAGTGCTGTGCATTTTGCCCTTTGAAAAGGCTTTTTTGGCAAGGCATGGGCTGGACGCTGAATACGTGGGGCATCCTCTGACCAGCCAGATGCCGCTGGCGGAACTGGATGGAATTGAGACGGACCCGAACCAGCTTTTGCTCTTGCCGGGGAGTCGCAAAAAAGAAATTGAAACGCTGCTTCCTGAATTTATGCAGGCGGCGCAAAAGGTACGGAAGACGCATCCGGACTTGCAGGTGTCCATTATTCGGGCACCGGGAGTGGATGAGGGCTTTTTGCGTTCGCATTTGCCAGAGGATATTCCTGTTGAAATTTTTGAGCCAGAGGATCGCTACGAGCGCATGAAGAAGAGTGCTGCGGTCGTTGCCGCTTCGGGGACCGTTGCGCTGGAAACAGCGCTTCTGGGCGTGCCCACAGTGGTGGCCTACCGCATGTCCTTGCTGACGGAACTTGTGGGACGCCTGCTGGTCAAGGTGAAGCACATTAGTTTACCCAACCTGATTCTTGGCGAAGAGGTTTTTCCTGAGCTTTTGCAGCGGGAAGCCAATGCCGGGGAAATTGCGGCCAAGGTGAACAACTTCATGGACACATCGCACGGCGATGAGACGCGACAGAAACTGGCTGAACTGCGGAAAATGCTTGGCGAACCCGGAGCACCTGAGCGGGCGGCAGAGTATATTTTGTCCCACAGCTAG